Proteins encoded together in one Carya illinoinensis cultivar Pawnee chromosome 3, C.illinoinensisPawnee_v1, whole genome shotgun sequence window:
- the LOC122303334 gene encoding uncharacterized protein LOC122303334 — protein sequence MLPLKLVRALVLGETINNPLQQSCDRDDNDHLARDANDVLSRHKQRRRRRFKTSADKITIIKSPLLLFLPTKELITDTYRLATIARDMGMDLYPTPSLSHIIFAYPSSSSSSSSPSTSSSSSPYPISWSSSSLSSSYLPNDAVPLPFPSLTTASLTHLRSFVTLSKGLFKLAFIKVAHSPSKATADTTSNWDCCSLSLFSRLTGNRIDTMDGFSRSLAGMGWTLFKTNQNPSSDSGDGRVSGGNLVYLFRKVGSSRVRLGRVNGDGGSGGECRIRELRLPPLDFGNAPLRILQYILLMTDDIFYLA from the coding sequence ATGCTCCCACTAAAGCTGGTACGCGCTCTGGTCTTGGGAGAAACCATTAACAACCCTTTGCAGCAATCCTGTGACCGCGATGACAATGACCATCTTGCTCGAGATGCCAATGATGTCCTTTCCCGTCACAagcagagaagaagaaggagattCAAAACCAGCGCTGACAAAATCACCATAATAAAATCCCCACTACTCCTATTCCTCCCAACAAAAGAGCTCATCACAGACACATACAGACTCGCCACCATAGCCAGAGACATGGGCATGGACTTGTACCCcactccatctctctctcacatcATTTTTGCATACCCATCATCATCGTCATCCTCCTCATCCCCATCAACCTCCTCCTCATCATCACCATACCCCATATCGTGGTCATCCTCATCGCTCTCATCCTCCTACTTACCAAATGATGCCGTTCCCCTCCCATTTCCTTCACTGACTACGGCCTCTCTCACCCACCTCCGCTCCTTTGTGACACTTTCCAAAGGCCTCTTCAAACTAGCCTTTATCAAGGTCGCCCATTCCCCTAGCAAAGCAACCGCCGACACCACGAGTAACTGGGATTGTtgctcactctctctcttctcccggCTTACAGGCAATCGAATAGACACCATGGATGGCTTTTCTCGGTCTCTGGCAGGAATGGGTTGGACCCTTTTCAAGACCAACCAAAACCCATCTTCGGATTCCGGGGATGGGCGGGTTTCTGGTGGGAATTTGGTGTATTTGTTCAGGAAGGTCGGGTCCAGCCGGGTTCGGTTAGGGCGGGTAAATGGAGATGGTGGGAGTGGTGGAGAGTGCAGAATTAGGGAGTTGAGGTTGCCCCCATTGGATTTTGGGAATGCCCCTTTGAGGATTTTGCAGTACATTCTTCTAATGACTGATGATATCTTCTATCTAGCTTGA
- the LOC122303336 gene encoding aldehyde dehydrogenase family 3 member H1-like, translating into MKNISIELFMSHCSAGSAGANRAFSYRFTRKSNQTRLSFPNLTRTSYRFKSCSATLSLMVVMEEKPKFDADKAASLVKELRKSFNSGRTRSYEWRVSQLKSIEKMVEEKEKEITEALHKDLSKPAVEAFISEISQVKSSCKSALKELSGWMIPEKVKTSLTTYPSSAEIVSEPLGVVLVISTWNFPFSLSLDPVIGAISAGNAVVLKPSEIAPATSLLLSKLVEEYLDKSAIRVVEGAVDETTALLEQKWDKILYTGSARVGRIVMAAAAKHLTPVTLELGGKCPAVVDSNIDLKVAVRRIIAGKWALNNGQACIDVDYIITTKDFAPKLINSLKYELEQFFGKDPLQSKDISRIVSSSQFARLVKMLDEDKVSDKVVFGGQRDESQLRIAPAILLDVPEDSQIMQEEIFGPLMPILTVENLEDSFEVINSKPKPLAAYLFTNDEQLKKDFVQKISSGGMLINDTILHVAVDGLPFGGVGESGMGAYHGKFSFDAFSHKKAVLYRSFTGDASVRYPPYTAGKQRLLKALISGNIISIILALIGRSKD; encoded by the exons ATGAAGAACATCTCTATCGAGCTATTCATGTCGCACTGCAG TGCAGGTAGTGCTGGCGCTAACAGAGCATTCTCTTACCGTTTTACAAGAAAGAGCAATCAAACACGACTTTCTTTCCCCAACCTAACAAGAACTTCCTATCG GTTTAAAAGTTGTTCAGCAACTTTGTCATTAATGGTGGTGATGGAAGAGAAGCCAAAGTTTGACGCCGACAAAGCAGCTTCACTCGTTAAGGAGCTCAGGAAGAGCTTTAACTCCGGCAGGACAAGGAGCTATGAATGGAGAGTGTCGCAGTTGAAGAGCATCGAGAAGATGGTTGAAGAGAAGGAGAAAGAGATCACCGAAGCACTTCATAAGGACCTCTCAAAGCCTGCAGTCGAAGCCTTTATTTCCGAG ATTTCTCAGGTAAAATCATCGTGTAAGTCGGCTCTAAAAGAATTGAGCGGTTGGATGATTCCAGAAAAG GTCAAAACTTCACTTACAACATATCCATCATCAGCAGAAATCGTGTCAGAACCGTTAGGAGTTGTGTTGGTCATCTCGACATGGAACTTTCCTTTCT CGTTATCTCTCGATCCGGTCATTGGAGCTATTTCAGCTGGAAACGCTGTGGTTCTAAAACCATCAGAAATTGCTCCTGCCACATCATTACTGCTCTCTAAATTAGTGGAGGAATATTTAGACAAATCTGCAATAAGAGTTGTTGAAGGGGCTGTTGATGAAACTACTGCACTACTTGAGCAGAAGTGGGATAAGATACTCTACACAg GCAGTGCAAGGGTCGGGCGCATCGTGATGGCTGCGGCTGCAAAGCACCTTACACCTGTGACTCTAGAACTTGGAGGGAAATGCCCAGCTGTTGTTGATTCAAACATCGACTTAAAA GTCGCTGTTAGGAGGATAATTGCTGGCAAGTGGGCATTGAATAATGGGCAAGCATGTATTGATGTTGACTATATTATAACAACAAAAGACTTTGCTCCAAAGTTG ataaattctttaaaatatgaatTGGAACAATTTTTTGGGAAAGATCCACTGCAATCCAAAGATATCTCCCGCATTGTGAGCTCATCCCAGTTTGCTCGTCTGGTAAAGATGTTGGATGAGGACAAGGTATCTGATAAAGTTGTGTTCGGAGGCCAAAGGGATGAGAGTCAATT AAGGATAGCTCCAGCCATCTTGTTGGACGTCCCAGAGGACTCCCAGATAATGCAGGAGGAGATATTTGGGCCTTTAATGCCTATTCTCACT GTTGAGAACTTGGAAGACAGCTTTGAGGTGATCAACTCAAAACCGAAGCCCCTTGCTGCATATCTCTTCACTAATGATGAGCAGCTGAAGAAGGATTTTGTGCAGAAGATATCTTCAGGAGGAATGCTCATCAATGATACCATTCTACAT GTTGCAGTAGACGGTTTACCTTTTGGTGGAGTTGGGGAGAGTGGAATGGGAGCATACCATGGCAAATTCTCTTTCGATGCTTTTAGCCATAAGAAGGCAGTTCTATACAGAAGTTTTACTGGAGATGCATCTGTTAGGTACCCACCATACACGGCTGGAAAACAAAGACTGCTGAAGGCCCTGATCAGTGGAAACATAATTTCCATAATACTTGCTTTGATTGGAAGGTCAAAAGATTGA
- the LOC122303670 gene encoding aspartic proteinase Asp1-like isoform X2, protein MKEEDQVGVMLLLQVLQLVLLLSLCELSSSSLALNYVDHQHQQNGRKSVQPITEAIASLLLNRDFKSSVVFPIDGNVYPIGFYNVTLHIGQPSKPYFLDPDTGSDLTWLQCEPCFACTEAPHPPYKHNNDYVVPPEDPLCKSLQPPGDYKSKTPSRCDYEIQYADGFSSRGFLVKDVFSLNFTGGKTTKPLLALGEHYSPGDAELIFGGKTTGIKKLRTVFDSGTSYTYLDSHAYGTLTDLVKKEASEKKLTVAENDQTLSLCWEGPFKSLEEASKYFKPMALSFNSTDGKARVEFELPPDAYLILSDFKNVCLGILNGTEEGATFNIIGDISMQGKMVIFDNENQLIGWHPDKCDPFPKSKAVSI, encoded by the exons ATGAAGGAAGAGGATCAGGTGGGAGTGATGTTGCTACTGCAGGTGCTGCAGCTGGTGTTGTTGCTGAGTTTATGTGAGTTGTCATCGTCATCCTTAGCTTTAAATTATGTTGACCATCAGCACCAGCAAAATGGGAGGAAGTCTGTGCAACCAATCACTGAAGCGATTGCCTCACTGCTGCTCAACCGAGATTTTAAATCCTCCGTTGTGTTCCCTATTGACGGGAACGTGTATCCTATTGG GTTCTACAACGTTACCCTCCACATAGGCCAGCCATCAAAGCCATATTTTCTTGATCCTGATACAGGTAGTGACCTCACATGGCTCCAGTGCGAGCCCTGTTTTGCATGCACCGAG GCTCCTCATCCACCTTACAAGCACAATAATGATTACGTGGTACCCCCTGAGGACCCTCTTTGTAAATCCTTGCAACCACCCGGTGACTACAAAAGCAAAACCCCATCTCGATGTGACTATGAAATTCAGTATGCAGATGGCTTTTCCTCCCGTGGTTTCCTTGTCAAGGACGTTTTTTCACTCAACTTCACAGGTGGAAAAACAACCAAACCTCTTCTAGCCCTTGG CGAACATTACTCACCTGGGGATGCAGAACTGATATTTGGAGGGAAGACTACAGGAATTAAAAAATTACGCACGGTTTTTGATAGTGGCACCTCCTACACATACCTGGATTCTCATGCTTACGGAACTCTGACCGATTTG GTGAAGAAAGAAgcaagtgagaagaaattaacaGTAGCAGAGAATGACCAGACTCTCTCACTCTGCTGGGAGGGTCCATTCAAAAGCTTAGAGGAGGCGAGTAAATACTTCAAGCCCATGGCATTGAGCTTCAACAGTACTGATGGGAAAGCTAGAGTTGAGTTTGAACTCCCCCCGGATGCTTATCTCATACTCTC ggaCTTCAAAAATGTTTGCTTGGGTATTCTAAATGGAACAGAAGAAGGGGCAACTTTTAACATCATTGGAG ACATATCAATGCAAGGAAAGATGGTAATCTTTGACAACGAGAATCAATTGATTGGGTGGCACCCTGACAAATGTGATCCATTTCCAAAGTCTAAAGCCGTTAGCATTTGA
- the LOC122303670 gene encoding aspartic proteinase Asp1-like isoform X1 translates to MKEEDQVGVMLLLQVLQLVLLLSLCELSSSSLALNYVDHQHQQNGRKSVQPITEAIASLLLNRDFKSSVVFPIDGNVYPIGFYNVTLHIGQPSKPYFLDPDTGSDLTWLQCEPCFACTEAPHPPYKHNNDYVVPPEDPLCKSLQPPGDYKSKTPSRCDYEIQYADGFSSRGFLVKDVFSLNFTGGKTTKPLLALGCGYDQTPGPGPYHHHPSDGMLGLGKGKSSILSQLNEQGYVRNVIGHCFKGQGGGYLFFGDDLYDPSSLSWTQMSPKHPEHYSPGDAELIFGGKTTGIKKLRTVFDSGTSYTYLDSHAYGTLTDLVKKEASEKKLTVAENDQTLSLCWEGPFKSLEEASKYFKPMALSFNSTDGKARVEFELPPDAYLILSDFKNVCLGILNGTEEGATFNIIGDISMQGKMVIFDNENQLIGWHPDKCDPFPKSKAVSI, encoded by the exons ATGAAGGAAGAGGATCAGGTGGGAGTGATGTTGCTACTGCAGGTGCTGCAGCTGGTGTTGTTGCTGAGTTTATGTGAGTTGTCATCGTCATCCTTAGCTTTAAATTATGTTGACCATCAGCACCAGCAAAATGGGAGGAAGTCTGTGCAACCAATCACTGAAGCGATTGCCTCACTGCTGCTCAACCGAGATTTTAAATCCTCCGTTGTGTTCCCTATTGACGGGAACGTGTATCCTATTGG GTTCTACAACGTTACCCTCCACATAGGCCAGCCATCAAAGCCATATTTTCTTGATCCTGATACAGGTAGTGACCTCACATGGCTCCAGTGCGAGCCCTGTTTTGCATGCACCGAG GCTCCTCATCCACCTTACAAGCACAATAATGATTACGTGGTACCCCCTGAGGACCCTCTTTGTAAATCCTTGCAACCACCCGGTGACTACAAAAGCAAAACCCCATCTCGATGTGACTATGAAATTCAGTATGCAGATGGCTTTTCCTCCCGTGGTTTCCTTGTCAAGGACGTTTTTTCACTCAACTTCACAGGTGGAAAAACAACCAAACCTCTTCTAGCCCTTGG CTGTGGTTATGACCAAACTCCTGGACCTGGCCCTTATCATCATCATCCCTCTGACGGAATGCTCGGTCTTGGCAAAGGAAAGTCCAGCATTTTATCGCAGCTTAATGAGCAGGGTTATGTGCGAAATGTCATTGGACATTGTTTCAAAGGTCAAGGCGGAGGATATCTTTTCTTTGGGGATGACCTTTATGATCCTTCAAGTCTGTCTTGGACACAAATGTCACCTAAACATCC CGAACATTACTCACCTGGGGATGCAGAACTGATATTTGGAGGGAAGACTACAGGAATTAAAAAATTACGCACGGTTTTTGATAGTGGCACCTCCTACACATACCTGGATTCTCATGCTTACGGAACTCTGACCGATTTG GTGAAGAAAGAAgcaagtgagaagaaattaacaGTAGCAGAGAATGACCAGACTCTCTCACTCTGCTGGGAGGGTCCATTCAAAAGCTTAGAGGAGGCGAGTAAATACTTCAAGCCCATGGCATTGAGCTTCAACAGTACTGATGGGAAAGCTAGAGTTGAGTTTGAACTCCCCCCGGATGCTTATCTCATACTCTC ggaCTTCAAAAATGTTTGCTTGGGTATTCTAAATGGAACAGAAGAAGGGGCAACTTTTAACATCATTGGAG ACATATCAATGCAAGGAAAGATGGTAATCTTTGACAACGAGAATCAATTGATTGGGTGGCACCCTGACAAATGTGATCCATTTCCAAAGTCTAAAGCCGTTAGCATTTGA
- the LOC122303337 gene encoding NAC domain-containing protein 2-like codes for MTSELQLPPGFRFHPTDDELVNHYLCRKCASLPLAVPIIREIDLYKFDPWQLPDMALYGEKEWYFFSPRDRKYPNGSRPNRAAGTGYWKATGADKPIGKPKPLGIKKALVFYAGKAPKGVKTNWIMHEYRLANVDRSAGKKKNLRLDDWVLCRLYNKRGTVEKNYATTEQKMANLSEIDEQKPKIMASGHNNIAPSSMFPGDQLHMDTSESVPRLHTETSSSGQVVSPDVTCEKEVQSEAKWEEIQNAFNFIDSFEYNNYMDGFAEDPFASQVQYQMDQMSPLQDMFMYQQRPL; via the exons ATGACGAGTGAGCTACAGTTACCACCAGGGTTTAGATTTCACCCCACCGACGACGAGTTGGTAAATCATTATTTGTGTAGGAAATGCGCGTCGCTGCCTCTTGCTGTTCCTATTATTAGGGAGATTGACCTGTACAAGTTCGATCCATGGCAGCTCCCAG ACATGGCTCTGTACGGTGAAAAGGAGTGGTATTTCTTCTCCCCAAGAGACAGGAAATATCCAAACGGTTCCCGGCCCAACCGAGCGGCCGGAACAGGCTACTGGAAGGCTACCGGAGCCGACAAGCCCATCGGCAAACCCAAGCCACTGGGAATCAAGAAAGCACTTGTTTTCTATGCTGGCAAAGCTCCCAAAGGAGTCAAAACCAATTGGATCATGCACGAATACCGCCTTGCAAATGTCGATAGGTCTGCCGGCAAGAAAAAAAACTTGAGG CTTGATGATTGGGTCTTATGTCGACTCTACAACAAGAGAGGTACGGTAGAGAAAAACTACGCTACGACGGAGCAAAAGATGGCAAACTTGTCAGAAATCGATGAGCAGAAACCAAAAATTATGGCGTCCGGACATAACAACATAGCACCGTCATCAATGTTCCCCGGCGACCAATTGCACATGGATACTTCAGAGTCGGTGCCGAGGTTGCATACCGAGACGAGCAGCTCAGGGCAAGTGGTGTCGCCCGACGTCACATGCGAGAAGGAGGTCCAAAGTGAAGCCAAGTGGGAGGAGATACAGAATGCATTCAATTTTATCGATTCTTTtgagtataataattacatggATGGTTTCGCAGAGGACCCTTTTGCCTCTCAAGTTCAGTATCAAATGGACCAGATGTCACCTCTTCAGGACATGTTCATGTACCAGCAGAGGCCACTTTGA
- the LOC122303339 gene encoding beta-galactosidase 6-like, whose translation MEGRWWLYWGAVVIIIMIEGGHVEGGEVTYDGRSLIIDGKRKLLFSGSIHYPRSTPEMWPSLISKAKEGGLDVIQTYVFWNLHEPQPGQYDFSGRNDLVRFIKEIEAQGLYACLRIGPFIEAEWTYGGFPFWLHDFPGIVYRSDNEPFKFYMQNFTTKIVKMMKSESLFASQGGPIILSQIENEYGNIEAAFKKKGVSYVRWAAKMAVELQTGVPWIMCKQIDAPDPIINTCNGMRCGETFSGPNSPNKPSLWTENWTSFYQVYGGKPYIRSAEDIAFHVALFIARINGSYINYYMYHGGTNLGRTGAAYVTTSYYDQSPLDEYGLIRQPKWGHLKELHAAMKQCSATLLQGVRTNFSLGQYQEAYVFQEETRGGCVAFLTNYDGLHNVTVQFHNTSFELLPKSISILRDCETVIFNTAKVNTEQHNKRILKRTQKFDSRDSWKEFKDVLPKIEDTSLESNTFLEHMNTTKDKSDYLWYTLRFEHNLSCTEPVLHVESFGHVAHAYLNNIYIGAAHGSHNVKGFTMDIPIMLNDGINNISIVSVMVGLPDSGAFLERKFTGLRKVEIQCTETEFYNFKNYTWGYQVGLLGEKLQIYREENLDNVVWKQSETSINRTFTWYKTFFDAPMGNDPVTLNLSTMGKGEAWVNGLSIGRYWVSFLDSDGNPSQTMYHIPRSFLRTSGNLLVLLEEIGGNPLQTFLNTVSIINVHEDITYYHLSQ comes from the exons ATGGAGGGGCGGTGGTGGCTGTATTGGGGGGCGGTGGTGATCATAATAATGATAGAAGGTGGCCACGTTGAAGGAGGAGAAGTGACATACGATGGAAGATCTCTCATCATTGATGGGAAGAGAAAACTTCTCTTTTCTGGTTCTATTCACTATCCTCGTAGCACTCCTGAG ATGTGGCCATCTTTGATATCAAAAGCCAAGGAAGGAGGACTGGACGTCATTCAAACCTATGTGTTTTGGAACCTCCACGAGCCCCAACCTGGTCAG TATGACTTCAGTGGACGAAACGATCTGGTGCGATTCATAAAGGAAATCGAGGCTCAAGGACTATATGCTTGCCTGAGGATTGGTCCTTTCATAGAGGCTGAATGGACTTATGG GGGGTTTCCATTTTGGTTGCATGATTTTCCTGGCATTGTTTATCGATCGGACAATGAACCCTTCAAG TTTTACAtgcaaaattttacaacaaaaatagtgAAGATGATGAAGTCAGAGAGTCTATTTGCTTCACAAGGAGGTCCAATTATACTGTCACAg ATCGAGAATGAATATGGAAACATTGAAGCAGCATTTAAGAAAAAAGGAGTCTCCTATGTTCGTTGGGCGGCTAAAATGGCGGTCGAGCTCCAGACTGGTGTACCATGGATTATGTGCAAGCAAATCGATGCTCCTGATCCAATT attAACACTTGCAACGGGATGAGGTGTGGAGAAACTTTCAGTGGACCCAACTCACCAAATAAGCCATCGTTATGGACAGAGAATTGGACATCTTT CTATCAAGTATACGGTGGGAAGCCATACATAAGATCTGCTGAAGACATCGCATTTCATGTGGCACTTTTTATTGCAAGAATTAACGGAAGCTATATAAATTATTACATG TACCATGGTGGAACTAATCTTGGGAGAACAGGCGCCGCATATGTCACCACAAGTTATTATGATCAATCTCCGCTAGATGAATATG GGCTTATAAGGCAACCTAAGTGGGGCCATCTTAAGGAGTTACACGCTGCAATGAAACAATGCTCTGCAACTTTGCTGCAAGGAGTTCGAACAAATTTCTCTTTAGGTCAATATCAAGAg gcCTATGTTTTCCAAGAAGAGACTAGAGGAGGTTGTGTTGCATTTCTTACAAATTATGATGGCCTGCATAATGTTACCGTGCAATTTCATAATACATCATTTGAATTGCTTCCAAAATCAATCAGTATCCTACGAGACTGTGAAACTGTAATCTTCAACACCGCAAAG GTGAATACAGAACAACACAATAAGAGAATCTTAAAACGTACCCAAAAGTTTGATTCAAGGGATAGCTGGAAAGAATTCAAGGATGTCCTCCCCAAGATCGAAGATACATCACTAGAATCCAATACATTTCTAGAGCACATGAATACAACCAAAGATAAATCCGATTATCTCTGGTATACTCTTAG GTTTGAACACAACTTGTCTTGCACTGAGCCAGTACTTCATGTCGAATCTTTTGGGCACGTTGCCCATGCTTATTTGAACAACATTTATATAG GAGCTGCACATGGAAGTCATAACGTGAAGGGATTCACAATGGACATTCCGATTATGTTAAATGATGGGATCAACAATATTTCTATAGTGAGCGTTATGGTCGGGCTACCG GATTCAGGAGCTTTCCTAGAACGCAAGTTTACTGGCTTAAGAAAAGTAGAAATTCAATGCACTGAAACAGAGTTCTATAACTTTAAAAACTACACGTGGGGATACCAG GTCGGACTGCTCGGAGAGAAGTTACAAATTTATAGGGAAGAAAATCTGGATAATGTTGTGTGGAAACAAAGTGAAACCTCAATCAATCGAACATTTACATGGTACAAG ACATTTTTCGATGCACCAATGGGAAATGACCCCGTGACCTTGAACCTTAGCACAATGGGGAAAGGTGAGGCTTGGGTTAATGGCCTAAGCATTGGTCGTTATTGGGTTTCTTTCCTCGACTCTGATGGCAACCCATCACAAACAAT GTATCATATTCCTCGATCGTTTCTCAGAACTTCTGGgaatcttttggttttgcttgaaGAAATTGGTGGAAACCCTTTACAGACTTTCTTGAATACCGTCTCGATTATCAATGTACATGAAGATATCACGTATTATCACCTTTCTCAATAA